One genomic segment of Ostrinia nubilalis chromosome 20, ilOstNubi1.1, whole genome shotgun sequence includes these proteins:
- the LOC135081911 gene encoding uncharacterized protein LOC135081911: MTIKQSTICTLIQGFPVLLILAQKYNKCLTTPFEYKPPSPTHSPEYYEALDALYHTLFGHGYEHGYDHGHDIYGYGDHGHGSGHHGYGSGQQGHDTTYHGYGMGHHGHGTSYHGHGTDHHGHGTSYHGNKYPGSSYGSKPSYGSSYKPYHGYPVHHGHTSHGVYHGVKKMYNHTGVKGHTTYAPNQTYNVHKYKVVVKKPKRGHRGHRGHKRRSGKIEGK, translated from the coding sequence ATGACGATTAAACAGAGCACGATCTGCACCTTGATCCAAGGGTTCCCGGTTCTGCTGATACTTGCTCAGAAGTACAACAAATGTCTGACTACTCCATTCGAGTACAAACCCCCAAGTCCCACTCATTCCCCAGAATACTACGAGGCTTTGGATGCTCTGTACCACACTTTATTTGGCCACGGATATGAGCATGGTTACGATCACGGACATGATATTTACGGCTACGGAGACCACGGACACGGCTCGGGACATCACGGCTATGGCTCTGGCCAACAAGGGCATGACACTACCTACCACGGTTATGGGATGGGTCATCATGGACACGGCACGTCTTATCACGGCCATGGGACTGATCATCACGGACACGGGACGAGCTATCACGGGAATAAGTACCCTGGCAGCTCGTATGGGTCTAAGCCTTCTTACGGCTCGTCTTACAAGCCGTATCACGGGTACCCTGTACACCATGGACACACGTCTCACGGAGTGTATCACGGAGTTAAGAAGATGTATAATCACACGGGTGTGAAGGGTCATACGACGTACGCTCCCAATCAGACGTATAACGTACATAAGTACAAGGTGGTTGTGAAGAAACCCAAACGGGGCCATAGGGGACACAGAGGACACAAGAGGAGATCGGGGAAAATTgaaggtaagtag
- the LOC135081672 gene encoding uncharacterized protein LOC135081672 isoform X2, translated as MAYVIKLLCVCLCVSAVTCQFGFFPQREDRRYSTPFQYGLNLLNPRRITNRLTGLLQVMPENENTNPAYVYPFRSPGISTENQNTNSYPYQNGQNYNQGNYGYQNQYPGYGYNNQGYNPNYGYNQNGGNPVVFPTSPPDGTAVNFVNNNGEYTESNPDINNSGTAVNFVNNNDGQYTESNPSNYYPGQFKDPTGNGNYQNNNGDNEQEGKDNGDINLPTGGAESNTPNASPAEIPNIPPPGIPIASPAEIPNVPPPGIPSSSPAEIPTDPPAGIPNNSPAEIPNVPPPGIPNSPAEIPSVPPAGIPNKPPAEIPNVPPAGIPNALSTKAPASYTELPVLTPVPDSEKRNNFNFGSAGLFKESCETVDQQIGSCISILQCAPYLQLLKESRTNPQAVQVLRKSQCGFEGNYPKVCCPRPGIPDAPPTAPPTTTTTTTAAPPVSNEPPNVNPEDLLGSFPEPPVCGSSNATFSRVVGGIPAKLGDFPWMALLGYKRGVNTRWLCGGSLISSKHVLTAAHCIHGHEIDLYLVRLGELDIEREDDGATPVDVLLKYKIKHEDYNPQAFTNDIGILVMDRDVGFTDLIKPICIPKDSELRARSFENYTPIIAGWGDTEFRGPAASHLQVLQLPVVSNDFCAQAYVNYKNQRIDERVLCAGYKKGGKDACQGDSGGPLMQPIWNNQDYTTHFYQIGVVSFGRKCAEAGFPGVYTRVTHFVPWLEQKILGA; from the exons ATGGCTTATGTGATCAAATTGTTGTGCGTTTGTTTGTGTGTTAGTGCGGTGACGTGTCAGTTCG GTTTCTTCCCTCAAAGGGAAGATCGCCGGTATTCAACCCCCTTCCAATATGGACTCAACCTGCTCAACCCCAGAAGAATCACAAATAGACTCACAGGACTTCTCCAGGTGATGCCCGAGAACGAAAATACCAACCCTGCATACGTATACCCCTTCCGAAGCCCGGGGATCTCCACTGAAAACCAAAACACAAACAGTTATCCATACCAGAATGGCCAAAACTACAACCAAGGAAACTATGGATACCAAAACCAGTACCCAGGCTATGGGTACAATAACCAAGGGTATAACCCAAATTATGGATACAACCAAAATGGTGGAAATCCTGTAGTATTCCCCACATCTCCTCCAGATGGCACTGctgttaattttgtaaataataatggcGAATACACGGAATCGAATCCTGACATTAACAATTCTGGTACAGCAGTAAACTTTGTGAACAATAATGACGGGCAGTACACTGAATCTAATCCTTCAAACTATTATCCTGGCCAATTTAAAGATCCTACAGGCAATGGCAATTACCAGAACAATAACGGAGATAACGAGCAAGAAGGAAAAGACAACGGGGATATAAACTTGCCAACAGGAGGGGCGGAGAGTAATACACCAAATGCATCACCGGCTGAAATTCCTAATATTCCACCTCCAGGAATTCCAATTGCTTCACCAGCTGAAATTCCCAATGTTCCACCTCCAGGAATCCCAAGTTCCTCACCTGCTGAAATTCCCACTGATCCTCCAGCGGGGATCCCAAATAATTCGCCTGCTGAAATTCCTAATGTCCCTCCACCTGGAATCCCGAATTCACCCGCTGAGATTCCAAGCGTGCCACCTGCTGGAATACCAAATAAACCACCTGCTGAAATTCCAAATGTACCGCCAGCTGGAATCCCGAATGCCCTCTCAACGAAAGCTCCGGCATCATACACAGAACTGCCAGTTCTGACACCAGTTCCTGATTCGGAGAAACGTAATAACTTCAACTTTGGATCGGCGGGATTATTCA AGGAGTCCTGCGAGACCGTAGACCAGCAGATCGGCAGCTGCATCTCCATCCTGCAGTGCGCGCCGTACCTCCAGCTGCTTAAGGAGTCCAGGACCAACCCTCAGGCTGTCCAGGTGCTGAGGAAGTCCCAATGCGGGTTCGAAGGCAATTATCCTAAG GTATGCTGCCCCAGGCCTGGGATCCCAGACGCGCCGCCCACTGCTCCAccaaccaccaccaccaccaccacagCAGCTCCTCCAGTCTCCAACGAGCCCCCCAACGTCAACCCTGAGGACCTACTGGGGTCCTTCCCTGAGCCCCCTGTGTGTGGGTCCAGCAATGCCACCTTCAGCCGAGTGGTGGGAGGAATCCCTGCTAAACTTG gCGACTTCCCCTGGATGGCTCTCCTGGGCTACAAGCGAGGAGTTAACACCCGGTGGCTGTGTGGCGGCTCGCTCATCAGCTCGAAGCACGTCCTGACTGCCGCCCACTGCATCCATGGACACGAAATTGATCT GTACCTAGTAAGGCTAGGAGAGCTGGACATCGAGAGGGAAGACGACGGCGCGACTCCAGTGGACGTGCTCCTGAAGTACAAGATCAAGCACGAAGACTACAACCCGCAGGCCTTCACCAATGACATAGGGATCTTGGTCATGGACAGAGATGTTGGCTTCACTG ATCTGATCAAGCCCATCTGCATCCCCAAAGACAGCGAGCTGAGAGCGAGAAGCTTCGAGAACTACACCCCCATCATCGCCGGCTGGGGAGACACTGAGTTCC GTGGTCCAGCAGCGTCCCACCTCCAAGTATTACAACTGCCGGTGGTCAGCAACGACTTCTGTGCGCAGGCCTACGTCAACTACAAGAACCAGCGCATCGATGAGCGGGTCCTCTGCGCCGGGTACAAGAAGGGAGGCAAGGACGCCTGCCAGGGGGACAGTGGGGGACCGCTGATGCAGCCGATT TGGAACAACCAAGACTACACGACGCACTTCTACCAGATCGGCGTGGTGTCCTTTGGCCGCAAGTGCGCGGAGGCGGGCTTCCCTGGAGTCTACACGCGCGTCACACACTTCGTGCCCTGGCTCGAGCAGAAGATCCTTGGCGCTTGA
- the LOC135081672 gene encoding uncharacterized protein LOC135081672 isoform X1 — MAYVIKLLCVCLCVSAVTCQFGFFPQREDRRYSTPFQYGLNLLNPRRITNRLTGLLQVMPENENTNPAYVYPFRSPGISTENQNTNSYPYQNGQNYNQGNYGYQNQYPGYGYNNQGYNPNYGYNQNGGNPVVFPTSPPDGTAVNFVNNNGEYTESNPDINNSGTAVNFVNNNDGQYTESNPSNYYPGQFKDPTGNGNYQNNNGDNEQEGKDNGDINLPTGGAESNTPNASPAEIPNIPPPGIPIASPAEIPNVPPPGIPSSSPAEIPTDPPAGIPNNSPAEIPNVPPPGIPNSPAEIPSVPPAGIPNKPPAEIPNVPPAGIPNALSTKAPASYTELPVLTPVPDSEKQESCETVDQQIGSCISILQCAPYLQLLKESRTNPQAVQVLRKSQCGFEGNYPKVCCPRPGIPDAPPTAPPTTTTTTTAAPPVSNEPPNVNPEDLLGSFPEPPVCGSSNATFSRVVGGIPAKLGDFPWMALLGYKRGVNTRWLCGGSLISSKHVLTAAHCIHGHEIDLYLVRLGELDIEREDDGATPVDVLLKYKIKHEDYNPQAFTNDIGILVMDRDVGFTDLIKPICIPKDSELRARSFENYTPIIAGWGDTEFRGPAASHLQVLQLPVVSNDFCAQAYVNYKNQRIDERVLCAGYKKGGKDACQGDSGGPLMQPIVSRLVEKTSQ; from the exons ATGGCTTATGTGATCAAATTGTTGTGCGTTTGTTTGTGTGTTAGTGCGGTGACGTGTCAGTTCG GTTTCTTCCCTCAAAGGGAAGATCGCCGGTATTCAACCCCCTTCCAATATGGACTCAACCTGCTCAACCCCAGAAGAATCACAAATAGACTCACAGGACTTCTCCAGGTGATGCCCGAGAACGAAAATACCAACCCTGCATACGTATACCCCTTCCGAAGCCCGGGGATCTCCACTGAAAACCAAAACACAAACAGTTATCCATACCAGAATGGCCAAAACTACAACCAAGGAAACTATGGATACCAAAACCAGTACCCAGGCTATGGGTACAATAACCAAGGGTATAACCCAAATTATGGATACAACCAAAATGGTGGAAATCCTGTAGTATTCCCCACATCTCCTCCAGATGGCACTGctgttaattttgtaaataataatggcGAATACACGGAATCGAATCCTGACATTAACAATTCTGGTACAGCAGTAAACTTTGTGAACAATAATGACGGGCAGTACACTGAATCTAATCCTTCAAACTATTATCCTGGCCAATTTAAAGATCCTACAGGCAATGGCAATTACCAGAACAATAACGGAGATAACGAGCAAGAAGGAAAAGACAACGGGGATATAAACTTGCCAACAGGAGGGGCGGAGAGTAATACACCAAATGCATCACCGGCTGAAATTCCTAATATTCCACCTCCAGGAATTCCAATTGCTTCACCAGCTGAAATTCCCAATGTTCCACCTCCAGGAATCCCAAGTTCCTCACCTGCTGAAATTCCCACTGATCCTCCAGCGGGGATCCCAAATAATTCGCCTGCTGAAATTCCTAATGTCCCTCCACCTGGAATCCCGAATTCACCCGCTGAGATTCCAAGCGTGCCACCTGCTGGAATACCAAATAAACCACCTGCTGAAATTCCAAATGTACCGCCAGCTGGAATCCCGAATGCCCTCTCAACGAAAGCTCCGGCATCATACACAGAACTGCCAGTTCTGACACCAGTTCCTGATTCGGAGAAAC AGGAGTCCTGCGAGACCGTAGACCAGCAGATCGGCAGCTGCATCTCCATCCTGCAGTGCGCGCCGTACCTCCAGCTGCTTAAGGAGTCCAGGACCAACCCTCAGGCTGTCCAGGTGCTGAGGAAGTCCCAATGCGGGTTCGAAGGCAATTATCCTAAG GTATGCTGCCCCAGGCCTGGGATCCCAGACGCGCCGCCCACTGCTCCAccaaccaccaccaccaccaccacagCAGCTCCTCCAGTCTCCAACGAGCCCCCCAACGTCAACCCTGAGGACCTACTGGGGTCCTTCCCTGAGCCCCCTGTGTGTGGGTCCAGCAATGCCACCTTCAGCCGAGTGGTGGGAGGAATCCCTGCTAAACTTG gCGACTTCCCCTGGATGGCTCTCCTGGGCTACAAGCGAGGAGTTAACACCCGGTGGCTGTGTGGCGGCTCGCTCATCAGCTCGAAGCACGTCCTGACTGCCGCCCACTGCATCCATGGACACGAAATTGATCT GTACCTAGTAAGGCTAGGAGAGCTGGACATCGAGAGGGAAGACGACGGCGCGACTCCAGTGGACGTGCTCCTGAAGTACAAGATCAAGCACGAAGACTACAACCCGCAGGCCTTCACCAATGACATAGGGATCTTGGTCATGGACAGAGATGTTGGCTTCACTG ATCTGATCAAGCCCATCTGCATCCCCAAAGACAGCGAGCTGAGAGCGAGAAGCTTCGAGAACTACACCCCCATCATCGCCGGCTGGGGAGACACTGAGTTCC GTGGTCCAGCAGCGTCCCACCTCCAAGTATTACAACTGCCGGTGGTCAGCAACGACTTCTGTGCGCAGGCCTACGTCAACTACAAGAACCAGCGCATCGATGAGCGGGTCCTCTGCGCCGGGTACAAGAAGGGAGGCAAGGACGCCTGCCAGGGGGACAGTGGGGGACCGCTGATGCAGCCGATTGTAAGTAGACTAGTGGAAAAGACGAGTCAATAA